Proteins encoded together in one Telopea speciosissima isolate NSW1024214 ecotype Mountain lineage chromosome 4, Tspe_v1, whole genome shotgun sequence window:
- the LOC122658145 gene encoding phytosulfokines-like — protein MPNLPKTTTLVLVVALLLFASLAYAARPESFLLNNSPVKTKYASSEEVDSCDGVGEEECLMRRSLNAHTDYIYTQDIKP, from the exons atgccTAACTTGCCTAAGACCACCACCCTTGTCTTGGTAGTAGCTCTTCTCCTCTTCGCCTCGCTAGCATATGCTGCACGGCCGGAGTCTTTTCTTCTCAACAATTCCCCCGTAAAAACCAAATATGCG AGCAGCGAGGAGGTTGATAGTTGTGATGGTGTTGGGGAGGAGGAATGCTTGATGAGAAGGTCCCTTAACGCTCATACTGATTATATCTACACACAGGACATCAAGCCATGA